In the genome of Microbacterium endophyticum, one region contains:
- a CDS encoding oxygenase MpaB family protein codes for MNARPSKDAARADNGYFGPGSATWKVYSHSGASLGAVASVLLQALDTGMLNHFDHVSITSESPEAGQARFQRTGDFIMTCAFGDKAHVDAATAHVDQLHERATWTNPTNGDVEVAKWPEWQRWTMYTFVWGSLEGALKFGMKISKADQDKFVKEQQLIAEKLHVPGPHPETKEELDAFIDEGKKTKALNYLGAQAALGVRHPAKSRNPFANWLSRTVLDGILSLLPLWARQIYGVEDRTERRLARAQRMTAKFLALASKNKSLQDLVDAGIDHATAHPYRKVRAKA; via the coding sequence ATGAACGCTCGGCCATCAAAGGATGCGGCCCGCGCCGACAACGGATATTTTGGGCCCGGCAGCGCCACGTGGAAGGTGTACTCCCACTCGGGCGCGTCACTCGGGGCCGTGGCGTCAGTGCTCTTGCAGGCACTCGACACCGGAATGCTCAATCACTTCGATCACGTGTCGATCACTTCGGAGAGCCCCGAAGCCGGCCAAGCGCGGTTTCAGCGCACGGGCGACTTCATCATGACGTGTGCCTTCGGCGACAAGGCGCACGTTGATGCGGCTACAGCGCACGTTGACCAGCTACACGAACGCGCAACATGGACGAACCCCACAAACGGTGACGTCGAAGTCGCAAAATGGCCCGAATGGCAGCGGTGGACGATGTACACCTTCGTGTGGGGCTCGCTCGAGGGAGCGCTGAAGTTCGGCATGAAGATCAGCAAGGCCGATCAAGACAAATTCGTGAAAGAGCAGCAGCTCATCGCTGAAAAGCTGCACGTCCCTGGCCCGCACCCTGAGACCAAGGAAGAGCTCGACGCCTTTATCGATGAGGGCAAGAAAACAAAAGCGCTCAACTACCTTGGCGCACAAGCAGCACTCGGAGTGCGACACCCGGCGAAGAGCCGCAACCCGTTCGCGAACTGGCTATCCCGTACCGTGCTCGATGGAATTCTTTCCCTTCTTCCCCTCTGGGCGCGACAGATCTACGGTGTCGAAGACCGCACTGAGCGTCGCCTCGCCCGCGCACAGCGCATGACGGCAAAGTTCCTCGCGCTCGCGTCGAAGAACAAGTCGCTGCAAGACCTCGTGGATGCTGGCATCGACCACGCCACGGCACACCCGTATCGCAAGGTGCGCGCTAAGGCATAG
- a CDS encoding IS481 family transposase, translating into MSKHRVVVLKIIAGQLTVTDAAIEYGISRRHLHRLLARYRDGGLDAVEPRSRRPKTNASATPEQVRARIITLRAELTTQGLDAGPVTIAWHLEHEQHTPPSTSTIRRILHTAGLITPEPRKRPKSSYIRFEAAQPNETWQSDFTHWRLANGQDVEILNWLDDHSRYLLSCTAHTPVTGDNVVTTFLAATDEHGTPASTLTDNGRVYTARFGGGRNAFEYLLALLGVKQKNGTPNHPQTQGKIERFHQTLKRWLGARPPATTLHELQLQLDHFRHHYNEQRPHRSNNRTTPEATYRASPKALPTAPRAGHFRIRYDHVGSNGKMSLRRAGRMHHLGIGTAHRGKRIIALIDETTVTIIHLDTAEIIATNTINTQRAYWRNEMKEPGRWPGSF; encoded by the coding sequence ATGTCGAAGCATCGGGTTGTTGTTTTGAAGATCATCGCGGGCCAGCTCACCGTCACCGACGCGGCGATCGAGTACGGGATCTCCCGTCGACATTTGCATCGGCTACTCGCTCGTTACCGTGACGGTGGACTGGACGCGGTCGAGCCACGCTCACGGCGACCGAAGACGAACGCGTCCGCCACACCGGAACAAGTTCGCGCCCGGATCATCACCCTTCGGGCGGAACTCACAACCCAAGGACTCGATGCCGGCCCTGTCACGATCGCCTGGCACCTCGAACACGAGCAACACACACCGCCATCGACATCCACGATCAGACGCATCCTGCACACCGCCGGGTTGATCACTCCCGAACCCCGCAAACGACCGAAATCGTCCTACATCCGCTTCGAAGCAGCCCAACCCAACGAGACCTGGCAATCAGACTTCACCCACTGGCGCCTCGCAAACGGCCAGGACGTCGAAATCCTGAACTGGCTCGACGACCACTCCCGCTACCTCCTGTCCTGCACCGCCCACACCCCGGTCACCGGCGACAACGTCGTCACCACATTCCTCGCAGCAACCGACGAACACGGCACCCCCGCCTCAACACTCACCGACAACGGCCGCGTCTACACAGCCCGATTCGGCGGCGGGCGCAACGCCTTCGAATACCTCCTCGCACTACTCGGAGTGAAACAAAAGAACGGCACACCCAACCACCCGCAGACCCAAGGCAAAATCGAACGCTTCCACCAAACCCTCAAACGATGGCTCGGAGCCAGACCCCCAGCCACCACCCTGCATGAGCTACAACTCCAGCTCGACCACTTCCGACACCACTACAACGAGCAGCGCCCCCACCGAAGCAACAACAGAACAACACCAGAGGCCACCTACCGTGCATCCCCGAAAGCTCTCCCCACAGCCCCACGGGCAGGACACTTCAGAATCCGCTACGACCACGTCGGCAGCAACGGCAAAATGAGCCTTCGCCGAGCCGGACGAATGCACCACCTCGGCATCGGAACAGCCCACCGCGGCAAACGCATCATCGCGCTCATCGACGAAACAACCGTCACGATCATCCACCTCGACACCGCCGAGATCATCGCAACAAACACCATCAACACACAACGCGCCTACTGGCGCAACGAAATGAAAGAGCCCGGCCGATGGCCGGGCTCTTTCTGA
- a CDS encoding MarR family winged helix-turn-helix transcriptional regulator produces MTDRRLAIAAWESLFRAQHEVFDELSADFTDSALSQPEYDVLLTVTRSPEMTARLRDITANMLVSQPSVSRLVDRMVTRGLITKCEDPEDRRGALVHATDEGASRFRKLAAEHGRSIAERMSRLCDDDLQALLNLTAKLRG; encoded by the coding sequence ATGACCGACCGACGCCTCGCGATTGCCGCCTGGGAAAGCCTGTTCCGCGCGCAGCACGAGGTTTTCGATGAACTGAGCGCTGACTTCACCGATTCAGCTCTGAGCCAGCCGGAGTACGACGTGCTTCTCACCGTGACGCGCAGCCCCGAGATGACTGCACGCCTTCGCGACATCACAGCGAACATGCTCGTTAGTCAGCCGAGCGTCTCTCGACTTGTCGACCGAATGGTGACGCGTGGACTCATCACAAAGTGTGAAGATCCCGAAGACCGACGCGGCGCGCTCGTGCATGCCACCGACGAAGGCGCGTCTCGATTCCGCAAACTCGCCGCCGAGCATGGGCGCTCGATTGCCGAACGGATGTCACGACTGTGCGACGACGATCTGCAGGCCCTTTTGAACTTGACGGCAAAACTACGCGGATGA
- a CDS encoding circularly permuted type 2 ATP-grasp protein: MPEWFRAIVLERMPARMSLIRDYAASLASQPLSISGNESGELRFDEVVAPDGTLRPSWKAMAEVAFDLTAEELHRIEDEISSLLADDGVTYEHPDAGSLPWNLDPMPLVLDAATWSRLEVGLAQRAELLSALLSDIYGEQRMLSEGVIPSPVVFGHSGFLRPLVRPESPDPHPLIISGADLGRDAEGEWRVLADRVQAPSGLGFAMENRRVISRVLPDLYREAGLHRMEPYFSALRSTLLQAAPADVADPRVVVLSPGTHSETAYDQAFLANVMGFPLVQGSDLIVRDGWVWMKPAGYPRRAPEERVDVILRRVDAEWCDPLQLRSGSQLGVAGLVEVVARGRVQLVNGLGAGVLENPALMPFLPAVSERLLGEQLRLPSVDAWWCGEPEGLERTLADAGSPSLSIRELDGRTATLAGASADELRAMILAAPHRFVARGRLPLSQIPAWSSAEKAGGLAVPRQVMLRSFTIRDGSVYRPLIGGLATLAADAGEVPVTKDVWVLKGAPEDPDQGLEIAPPRELAIATPMLAPRALEDMFWAGRYAERAEDMLRLVITTRAYAEELDYSTSAAGGRAVHALHAAIEALAGRDSQYSAEELRALLLDRKRPGSAAHSFEGLRDALEGVRDQLSGDTWRVFGAVDRAARTLRGSRHAQQIPDVAGRMLTGILSLQGVTANMVRDPGWRMIEIGRFVERALQVVSLLAATAVATGDADTERAVFEGTLRAAESSVTHRRRNRGVVRVAGAVELLITDAENPRSIAFALAAVREHVAALPASTGSSRPERLLEDLENEVAEADVALLSQQIDGERAALSDFLESAGVQLRQLSDAIAQLHFESDPLPQPISSLSLIEERMVRL, encoded by the coding sequence GTGCCAGAGTGGTTCCGTGCCATTGTTCTTGAGCGGATGCCCGCGCGCATGAGTCTTATTCGTGACTATGCCGCGTCCTTAGCGTCGCAGCCGCTGTCGATATCAGGGAACGAATCCGGCGAGCTGCGGTTCGATGAGGTTGTCGCACCCGACGGCACTCTGCGTCCGTCTTGGAAGGCAATGGCGGAGGTCGCTTTCGACCTCACTGCGGAGGAACTTCACCGCATCGAAGATGAGATCTCTTCACTTCTCGCCGACGACGGTGTGACGTACGAGCATCCTGACGCCGGATCGTTGCCGTGGAATCTCGACCCGATGCCGCTCGTGTTGGATGCCGCAACCTGGTCTCGGCTTGAAGTGGGACTCGCTCAGCGAGCTGAGCTTTTGAGCGCGTTGCTGAGTGATATTTACGGCGAGCAGCGCATGCTGTCGGAGGGTGTCATCCCATCGCCGGTGGTCTTCGGACACTCCGGGTTCTTGCGGCCTCTCGTTCGGCCGGAGTCCCCGGATCCGCACCCCCTGATCATCTCCGGTGCCGATCTTGGCCGTGACGCCGAGGGGGAATGGCGTGTGCTCGCTGATCGCGTGCAGGCGCCCTCGGGTCTTGGGTTTGCGATGGAAAATCGTCGGGTGATCTCGCGGGTACTGCCAGATCTTTACCGTGAAGCGGGACTGCACCGCATGGAGCCCTATTTTTCGGCGCTTCGGTCGACGCTCCTTCAGGCCGCACCCGCCGACGTCGCCGATCCGCGCGTTGTAGTTCTTTCGCCCGGTACTCACTCCGAGACGGCGTACGACCAGGCATTCCTCGCCAATGTGATGGGGTTTCCGCTCGTGCAGGGGAGCGACCTGATCGTGCGTGACGGTTGGGTGTGGATGAAGCCCGCGGGGTATCCGCGCCGCGCGCCCGAAGAACGCGTCGACGTTATCTTGCGCCGCGTGGATGCCGAGTGGTGCGATCCGCTGCAGTTGCGTTCTGGCTCCCAGCTCGGCGTCGCAGGGCTGGTCGAGGTCGTGGCGCGCGGGCGCGTGCAACTCGTCAACGGTCTCGGCGCAGGAGTGCTCGAAAACCCGGCATTGATGCCGTTCCTGCCAGCGGTCAGCGAGCGCTTGCTCGGAGAGCAACTGCGGCTGCCGTCGGTCGATGCGTGGTGGTGCGGCGAGCCCGAGGGCCTCGAACGCACGCTGGCAGACGCTGGATCGCCGAGCCTCAGCATCCGTGAGTTGGATGGCAGGACCGCAACATTGGCAGGTGCGTCAGCAGACGAACTGCGCGCGATGATTCTTGCGGCGCCCCACCGTTTTGTCGCGCGGGGGCGGCTGCCGCTGTCGCAGATTCCGGCGTGGAGTTCTGCTGAAAAAGCGGGCGGGCTAGCTGTACCGCGCCAGGTGATGCTGCGGTCATTCACGATTCGTGACGGATCGGTTTATCGACCGTTGATCGGGGGACTCGCGACGCTCGCAGCAGACGCCGGCGAAGTCCCGGTGACAAAAGACGTATGGGTCCTGAAGGGTGCGCCCGAAGATCCCGACCAGGGCCTCGAAATCGCGCCGCCGCGCGAGCTCGCTATTGCGACGCCGATGCTCGCCCCCCGCGCGTTGGAAGACATGTTCTGGGCCGGACGCTACGCCGAGCGTGCCGAAGACATGCTCCGCCTCGTGATCACGACGCGGGCATATGCCGAAGAGCTCGACTACTCAACAAGCGCCGCGGGGGGACGGGCAGTCCATGCGCTGCACGCGGCGATAGAGGCGCTCGCCGGTCGCGACTCGCAATACTCCGCCGAAGAACTTCGCGCTCTCCTGCTGGACAGAAAGCGCCCGGGTTCCGCGGCACACTCGTTCGAGGGACTTCGTGACGCACTCGAGGGTGTTCGTGATCAGCTCTCGGGCGACACATGGCGGGTTTTTGGCGCCGTGGATCGAGCCGCTCGAACGCTTCGAGGGTCGCGGCACGCCCAACAGATTCCCGATGTCGCGGGGCGGATGCTTACCGGCATCCTGTCGTTGCAGGGGGTGACTGCCAATATGGTGCGCGATCCAGGCTGGCGGATGATCGAAATCGGCCGCTTTGTCGAGCGCGCACTGCAGGTCGTGTCGCTTCTCGCGGCGACGGCTGTAGCGACCGGAGACGCCGACACTGAGCGCGCGGTGTTTGAGGGAACGCTGCGCGCCGCGGAAAGCTCGGTGACCCACCGTCGGCGAAATCGCGGTGTCGTGCGAGTGGCTGGGGCTGTAGAGCTGTTGATCACGGATGCTGAAAACCCGCGTTCGATCGCATTCGCTTTGGCTGCCGTACGCGAGCATGTTGCTGCGTTGCCGGCATCGACCGGATCAAGCAGGCCCGAGCGGCTGCTCGAAGACCTCGAGAACGAGGTAGCGGAGGCAGATGTCGCGTTGCTGTCGCAGCAGATCGACGGCGAGCGGGCGGCGCTCTCGGACTTTCTCGAGAGCGCAGGCGTCCAGTTACGCCAGCTGTCAGATGCGATCGCGCAGCTTCATTTCGAGAGCGACCCGTTGCCGCAGCCGATTTCGTCGTTGTCGCTTATTGAAGAGCGGATGGTGCGGCTGTGA
- a CDS encoding transglutaminase family protein, with product MKYRVSHQTIYSYDDDVRNSLGFAHVTPRVLAWQHVAAHEVNIEPTASQQRQHIDTYGNTATYFHVTAPHRTLTIAASTSVSVEPPQYGAESLAAPWEDSRPLVSPLAPGAWQAADFALASPKVQQSAEARDYATQSLVPGRPIGEAVTDLMHRIYTDFDYDSTATTVTSTVPDVLEKRAGVCQDFAHLAIACLRAHGVAARYVSGYLATQPPPGKERIVGADASHAWLSVWLPGSDQWLAIDPTNDQWIADRHVTVAWGRDYADVTPVKGVIFTQAKKSTLRVSVDVSPREAHMAS from the coding sequence GTGAAGTATCGCGTTTCGCACCAGACGATCTATTCGTACGACGACGACGTACGAAACAGTCTCGGCTTCGCCCATGTGACGCCGCGTGTGCTGGCATGGCAACACGTGGCGGCACACGAGGTGAACATCGAACCTACTGCGAGCCAGCAGCGTCAGCACATCGACACGTACGGCAACACCGCGACCTATTTTCACGTGACCGCGCCGCATCGCACGCTGACGATTGCAGCGTCGACATCGGTGAGCGTCGAACCTCCTCAGTACGGTGCAGAGTCGCTCGCGGCACCTTGGGAGGACTCACGCCCGCTGGTTTCACCGTTGGCGCCCGGCGCGTGGCAGGCAGCAGACTTTGCGCTGGCGTCTCCCAAGGTGCAGCAATCAGCTGAAGCGCGCGACTACGCGACGCAGTCGCTGGTGCCGGGGCGGCCGATAGGTGAGGCGGTGACCGACCTTATGCATCGGATCTACACGGACTTCGACTACGACAGCACCGCGACTACTGTCACGAGCACCGTGCCCGACGTCCTGGAGAAGCGGGCCGGAGTCTGCCAAGATTTTGCACACCTCGCTATCGCCTGCTTGCGCGCTCACGGAGTCGCGGCACGATACGTGAGTGGGTACTTGGCAACGCAGCCACCCCCGGGCAAAGAGCGCATCGTGGGGGCGGATGCCTCTCACGCCTGGTTGTCGGTGTGGTTGCCCGGCAGCGATCAGTGGTTGGCTATCGACCCGACGAATGATCAGTGGATTGCTGATCGGCACGTGACGGTGGCGTGGGGACGTGACTACGCTGACGTGACCCCGGTGAAAGGCGTGATTTTCACGCAGGCAAAGAAGTCGACTCTTCGAGTTTCTGTGGATGTCTCACCGCGCGAAGCGCACATGGCGAGCTAA
- a CDS encoding HNH endonuclease signature motif containing protein, translated as MNIESLTDHIPGGHDPARVSATGVDLQALDVMIDGLTHARRAVAAYQALEATLMAATVDLARGSSQSGTAELPMREVTAEVAAALRVSDRTVQAQFSSALTLVEDFPSAHRALQSGEISRSHANVITSEGARITDAAVRKQYEDLVLERARVETSGRLRGIAKAIAEKLNPQSLTERHRQALDGRRVWVTDLDDGMAELSAIGSAVLVHGVFDRLCQFARTTLDAERTASDENSAESSAENNAAPIRTMDEARTDAFFDLLLTGDACVHGQDALEGIRAHVQVTVPAMTLAGAWDAAGDLAGYGPANPDTLRDIAGRTGTWDRVLTDPVSGGVVAVETYRPTAEMRRFLRVRDEHCRFPGCRMAPWRSDIDHTIDAARGGATVHTNLAHLCRRHHVLKHQTTWSVTQLDSGKLKWVSPTGRAYIDTPAPMLRFIPDPDPAPDPPPF; from the coding sequence ATGAACATCGAATCTCTCACCGATCACATTCCGGGCGGCCACGACCCCGCCAGGGTGTCGGCGACGGGTGTCGATCTGCAGGCCCTGGATGTGATGATCGATGGCCTTACGCATGCGCGACGCGCGGTTGCGGCCTATCAGGCGCTCGAAGCGACGCTGATGGCGGCGACCGTTGATCTTGCCCGCGGCAGCTCCCAGTCCGGAACCGCTGAGTTGCCCATGCGGGAAGTCACGGCTGAGGTCGCGGCCGCGTTGCGCGTGAGCGACCGGACCGTGCAGGCCCAGTTCAGCTCAGCGTTGACCCTCGTCGAAGATTTTCCCTCCGCACACCGGGCGCTGCAGAGCGGTGAGATCAGCCGCTCGCATGCGAACGTGATCACGAGCGAGGGTGCGAGGATCACCGATGCCGCGGTGCGCAAACAATACGAAGACCTCGTTCTGGAGCGGGCCCGCGTGGAAACCTCGGGGCGGCTGAGAGGAATAGCGAAAGCGATCGCCGAAAAGCTCAACCCGCAATCATTGACCGAGCGCCACCGACAGGCGCTCGATGGTCGACGGGTCTGGGTGACAGACCTTGACGACGGGATGGCTGAGCTCTCAGCGATCGGTTCCGCGGTGCTCGTCCACGGCGTATTCGACCGGTTGTGCCAGTTCGCACGGACCACACTCGATGCCGAAAGGACAGCCAGCGACGAGAACAGCGCCGAAAGCAGTGCCGAAAACAACGCCGCACCGATCCGGACGATGGATGAAGCGCGCACGGATGCGTTCTTCGACCTGCTGCTCACCGGCGACGCGTGCGTGCACGGTCAAGACGCACTCGAGGGGATCCGGGCGCACGTGCAAGTCACGGTTCCCGCGATGACACTTGCCGGGGCTTGGGATGCTGCGGGCGACTTGGCTGGGTACGGGCCAGCCAATCCCGACACCCTGCGCGACATTGCCGGCAGGACAGGCACCTGGGATCGGGTGTTGACGGATCCCGTATCGGGTGGGGTCGTTGCGGTGGAGACATACCGGCCGACTGCGGAAATGCGACGGTTTCTGCGGGTGCGGGATGAGCACTGCAGGTTTCCGGGATGCCGGATGGCACCGTGGCGGTCAGATATCGACCACACGATCGATGCCGCCCGGGGCGGTGCGACAGTGCACACGAACTTGGCACACCTCTGCCGAAGACACCACGTGTTGAAACACCAGACGACGTGGAGCGTGACCCAGCTTGATTCGGGCAAGCTCAAATGGGTCAGCCCGACCGGGCGGGCCTATATCGACACGCCCGCACCGATGCTCCGATTCATCCCCGACCCAGATCCAGCCCCTGATCCGCCACCGTTTTAG
- a CDS encoding HIRAN domain-containing protein translates to MSTSPWDEHPQADRSSTQSLRFASTVNYLLPSAGHRGQPEQSSALCFDHRRLGETMGFWSTLFGTSREAPDTPPAPTQTRKIDPRWGEIEVQGESFRRDAVRRLFDELGLPEGGVTQQTAQLAPEPSNQYDSNAIKVIIGRWHIGYVPREISDEIATVLSGGQGVAPVRVWADPGDGTWRARATLFPSVMEPDRDFAEEQRGVDKVPDEPDIIPPHTLAITQPTDLRSLDSTRMRIKGIGNYVGWNERRAVGGKEYVLVREPDNPHDSCAVLVLSNARKVGYVSAARAKILAPLFDALGSTGYVVGGTGPTSESAQLWVDIPKADVLRAIVKSRPPSPSTTPAPQ, encoded by the coding sequence ATGTCCACTTCCCCTTGGGACGAGCACCCGCAAGCGGATCGTTCATCGACGCAATCGTTGCGGTTCGCTTCGACAGTGAATTACCTGTTGCCAAGCGCGGGGCATCGGGGCCAGCCGGAGCAGTCATCCGCCCTATGCTTCGATCACCGACGCTTGGGGGAAACGATGGGCTTCTGGTCGACACTATTCGGCACGAGCAGGGAAGCGCCCGATACTCCACCAGCGCCGACACAGACACGCAAGATCGATCCGCGATGGGGCGAGATCGAGGTACAAGGAGAGAGCTTCCGTCGCGACGCCGTGCGTCGCCTGTTCGATGAGCTCGGCCTACCCGAGGGCGGGGTGACTCAACAAACCGCGCAGCTCGCACCTGAGCCCTCGAATCAATACGATTCGAACGCCATCAAGGTGATTATCGGTAGGTGGCACATCGGCTATGTGCCGCGCGAGATCAGCGATGAGATCGCTACCGTGTTGAGTGGGGGCCAGGGCGTCGCGCCGGTGCGGGTGTGGGCAGACCCCGGCGACGGGACCTGGCGTGCACGAGCCACCCTGTTCCCTTCTGTGATGGAACCCGATCGCGACTTCGCAGAGGAGCAGCGCGGCGTTGATAAGGTACCGGACGAACCGGACATCATCCCGCCTCACACGCTCGCCATAACGCAGCCGACGGACCTTCGGTCGCTGGACTCAACGCGCATGCGGATTAAGGGCATCGGAAACTACGTCGGCTGGAACGAGAGACGCGCGGTCGGCGGCAAGGAGTACGTTCTCGTACGCGAACCGGACAATCCGCATGATTCGTGCGCAGTGCTGGTTCTGAGCAATGCGCGAAAGGTGGGCTACGTGTCTGCCGCCAGAGCAAAGATCCTTGCGCCGCTGTTCGACGCGCTTGGGTCCACCGGGTACGTCGTTGGTGGAACTGGCCCTACATCCGAGAGCGCTCAACTCTGGGTCGACATCCCGAAGGCCGACGTGCTGCGAGCAATCGTGAAGTCCCGGCCGCCCTCACCGAGTACAACGCCAGCCCCGCAATAG
- a CDS encoding YrhK family protein, with protein MSTDPNTHSNDLDIRIGNDELVIRNRYETLSITNDFLIGVMFVVGSILFLWSSTTTVGTVFFIIGSAQLLIRPSLRLSRRFHLRRFGPGRDRLDQTRDY; from the coding sequence ATGTCCACCGATCCGAACACACACTCCAATGACCTCGATATCCGCATCGGTAACGACGAGCTCGTCATCCGCAATCGATACGAGACTCTCAGCATCACGAACGACTTCCTCATCGGGGTGATGTTCGTTGTAGGCAGCATCCTGTTCCTGTGGTCGTCCACGACGACGGTCGGCACAGTCTTCTTCATCATCGGGAGCGCGCAATTGCTGATCCGTCCGAGTCTCAGACTCTCTCGTCGCTTTCACCTGCGCCGGTTCGGTCCCGGTCGCGACCGGCTCGACCAGACCCGCGACTACTAA
- a CDS encoding alkene reductase — protein sequence MQLFTPLNLGALTLPNRIVMAPMTRTRAGEDGVPGAMVAEYYAQRAGAGLIITEGVFTSSESRAYPGQPGIVTDAQQQGWANVAAAVHAEGGLVFMQLMHGGRVSHTKITGTDRIVAPSAIAIDGEVRLADGSRTPFPTPHALTTEELADVRAEFVETARRAVEAGIDGVEIHAANGYLLHEFLAPSSNQRTDGYGGSPDARAKFVIDVAEAVVAEIGADRVGIRISPSHNIQDIAETDPDDVESTYLALVRGIRPLGLSYLSILHAEPAGDLAQSIRQEFAGTFVVNTGFGAVTTRDDAEAFVADGTADAVAVGRPLISNPDLADRWKSGAEEHPVDPATLYGSGAAGYTDYPKLKP from the coding sequence GTGCAGCTCTTCACTCCTCTCAACCTCGGAGCATTAACTCTTCCCAACCGCATCGTCATGGCGCCCATGACGCGCACCCGCGCCGGCGAAGACGGGGTTCCGGGCGCAATGGTTGCCGAGTATTACGCGCAGCGCGCGGGCGCTGGTCTGATCATCACCGAGGGAGTTTTCACGAGTAGTGAATCTCGCGCCTACCCCGGGCAACCTGGAATCGTGACGGATGCCCAGCAACAGGGGTGGGCGAATGTTGCCGCCGCGGTGCACGCCGAGGGCGGTCTCGTCTTCATGCAGCTGATGCACGGTGGACGTGTGTCGCACACGAAGATCACCGGTACCGATCGAATCGTCGCGCCGTCGGCGATCGCGATTGATGGTGAGGTGCGCCTGGCTGATGGCTCACGCACGCCGTTCCCCACGCCGCACGCGCTCACGACTGAAGAGCTCGCTGATGTGCGCGCCGAGTTTGTCGAGACGGCTCGTCGCGCGGTCGAGGCGGGAATCGACGGCGTCGAGATCCACGCGGCAAACGGATACCTCCTCCACGAATTCCTCGCTCCGTCATCGAACCAGCGCACAGACGGCTACGGCGGATCTCCCGACGCGCGCGCAAAGTTCGTCATCGACGTTGCCGAAGCAGTGGTCGCTGAAATCGGCGCTGACCGGGTCGGCATCCGTATTTCTCCCTCCCACAACATCCAAGACATTGCTGAGACCGATCCCGACGACGTCGAGTCGACGTACCTGGCACTGGTTCGAGGCATCCGCCCGTTGGGTCTTTCTTACCTCAGCATTTTGCACGCCGAGCCCGCGGGAGACTTGGCGCAGTCGATACGGCAAGAATTCGCGGGAACCTTCGTTGTGAACACTGGATTTGGCGCTGTCACGACCCGTGACGATGCCGAAGCGTTCGTTGCCGACGGAACAGCCGACGCTGTGGCCGTGGGCCGACCGCTGATCTCGAATCCGGACCTGGCCGATCGCTGGAAGTCGGGGGCGGAAGAACACCCCGTCGACCCGGCGACTCTTTACGGCAGCGGTGCAGCTGGATACACCGATTACCCAAAACTCAAGCCCTAA
- a CDS encoding SDR family NAD(P)-dependent oxidoreductase: protein MSVIAIVGAGPGLGAAVARRFGREGFSIALISRDQEKLDALAGELSATGLTARGYAADVLEPSALEDALARAAAELGPVTALQYSPLPSRDYLKPVLDLSPELALEALSFSALGLIHAARAVLPGMKDAGEGSIILINGGTSVKARAGFAGTSVAFPAESAYGEMLHDALKDEGIRVAQLVIPGGIPKLQLPNGIDDVAERIWQLHAEAGDFRTMLIPLEDGRE from the coding sequence GTGTCTGTCATCGCAATTGTCGGAGCTGGACCCGGACTCGGAGCCGCTGTTGCGCGGCGCTTCGGCCGTGAGGGCTTCTCGATAGCTCTCATCTCGAGGGATCAAGAAAAGCTCGACGCACTCGCTGGCGAGCTGAGCGCGACTGGGCTCACTGCTCGCGGTTACGCCGCAGACGTGCTCGAGCCCTCCGCACTCGAAGACGCCCTTGCCCGTGCCGCAGCAGAACTGGGCCCCGTCACGGCGCTGCAGTACAGCCCGCTTCCGTCGCGCGACTACCTCAAGCCGGTGCTTGATCTGAGCCCGGAGCTTGCGCTCGAAGCGCTGAGTTTTTCGGCACTCGGGCTCATTCACGCGGCGCGTGCAGTGCTCCCCGGAATGAAGGATGCCGGCGAGGGCAGCATCATCCTGATCAACGGTGGAACATCGGTCAAGGCGCGCGCAGGTTTTGCTGGAACGTCGGTCGCTTTTCCGGCGGAGAGCGCCTACGGCGAGATGCTGCACGACGCGCTGAAAGACGAAGGCATCCGTGTCGCGCAACTCGTGATTCCGGGAGGGATTCCGAAGTTGCAGCTACCGAACGGGATCGACGACGTGGCTGAGCGGATCTGGCAGCTGCACGCCGAGGCTGGCGACTTCCGCACGATGCTCATCCCGCTCGAAGACGGCCGCGAGTAA